A region of the Hydra vulgaris chromosome 12, alternate assembly HydraT2T_AEP genome:
CTATGCATTCTTCCAATTTGTGCATAGTATCTATTTTGTTTCATATACATGTGCATAACTTCTACTTTGTTTTAGTAAATACGGAATGATGCGATGCATTGCGAAAGTTTACAAATCAGAAGgtataaaaggtttttatagAGGATTGTCAGCATCATATTTTGGTGTTGTGGAAACAATTATTCATTTCGTTATATATGAGCGTTTAAAAAAGATACTTCGCGAATATCACAGGGATAATAGTTTCGATCATCttgaaaaaaatcagttaacAGACTTTATGTTATCTGCAGGATGTTCAAAAACTTGTGCTGCTATTTTTGCTTACCCTCATGAAGTGGTAAGAACACGACTGCGACAAGAGACTCGTGATAAAGAACGAaagtatcaaaaattttttcagacTTTAGTATTGGTTTACAAAGAAGAAGGTAGACCTGCGTTATATGGCGGCCTTGGAACAAAATTACTTTGTCAAATTCCAAACTGTGCAGTAATGTTTATGGTATACGAGTcggttgttttttatttatgtgaaAATGATCAAAACGATTGAATTGCCAAAATCTCAAATCacgtcattttatttttaaaagcgtaAATATTAGGTTTCACAAATTTCAAGCGTTTGAAACCTAATGGGGCTTTATTTTCGTTTTGTACTTTGTCTCACAATAAACGGAGatttatatataggtatatattatattttatagtcGTATGTATCTTAAAAGTCACACAAGGAAAGTGTTTTATTTCTGTGAAATAAATATACTTCAAAGTCGTTAagtatatgaattttttttgtacgaATAGGTAAATACATGGTAATCTATACTGCAGGTCGTGCCACCGTGCAAATGATATATTTGGTTAGAGGGCCTATTTTATAAAGAGAggaaactattttataaacaacgaaaactaaaataaaatttatatttactctAAACTTTTACTCTCAAAAaggtttataatttaatttataactttacaatttaaaaatatttcttaacttATAACTTTCTCTGTACAtccaagtaattaaaaaaagtcaacaatATTAAGATCCAAGTCatgtcataaaaaaagtttacatgtatatatatatatatatatatatatatatatatatatatatatatatatatatatatatatatatatatatatatatatattgatatttaaggCTGTTTTgtattgtaataaaacaaaactcatacTCGTAAAAGAGTgttcaatattaaaaagatatttcaaatagagcgatatacatatatatgtatgtatgtatatatattaacgaagaaaaaacaactttttctatggtactttaagtttcatgcctatacggcaatcatcagccattaaatataaaatcaaaacaaacaaaaaccgCTGAAAATTACGAAATACTGTGTAGTGGGATAGTGTACAATGCTGTAACCTTTGctgaaaaatacttaattataaaacaatatgaaaaaaagtttttatattacgCCAGGAAatcgttattatttaacaatGGTGAAGCCTGGATGAAAAAAGTGGAGGTTTATTTGATATTACCTTTGATGGCTCAGAAGTTTGTGAGTTAGttggaatatttattttgtttcaattatcACAGTCTTACAATAAAGATCAATTCGGATTGTATAGAGATGATGGTCTAGCAGTGTTTAAGAACCGGTATGGCCAACagatggaaaaaattaaaaagcactttgtgaaaatttttaaaaataatggtcTTATATCCATCAGCTGTAATTTAAGAATTGTTAATTATTTGGACTCAACGTTAAATCTTAATGACAGTTCTTTCAAACCTTACTGCAAGTCTGGTAATTCCATCAGTTATATAATGCTGGCTCTAACCACCCTCTATTATACTAAAAAGCCTTCCTCAAACTATCGAACTAAGATAGTCAACCAATTCTTCtaacgaaaatatttttaaacaatctatTTTTCTACTCAAGatgtattatttaaatcagGTTTTATCTGCGAAATTGCTTaccattcaaataaaaaaccaatCCCATTCAAAAATCACAAGCAAAACATAATATGATACAACCCACCTTTCAGTAGAAATGttgcaataaaaatttgttgcaaCATTTGTAGTGAAATTTGTACTTTACCAGTTGTTATTTCAACATATTAGACCTGCACTTTTCGCCATCGTGTcgtcaaataaacctgattacaaagaaaaagtgtattttgacTTATGTGAAACTCCATTCAAATTTCGGTATGCTAATCacctaaaatcttttaacattaataaatataaaaatgataccgAGTTGTCTAAAGAAATTAGGGACATAAAGACAAAATGTTTACACCCTTAATTTAGCGGAAAATTGTAAAACGTTGCAATCCTTATAACGTCTTTTCACAAAAAATCCGgaatgaaaaattgttcttaattgaatacaaaattaatcgatttttgacaaaaattttaactaaaatgagTGACTGGACATTGTTAACTATTTTATCACCGAAAGTGGTCCTAAATCAGCGGCTTTTCGAACTTTAGTTTTGACTGAATCCATTAGGTTGAAAATGTAGTCTGGATCAAACTCTTTCAACTTTAATCGAATTCTATTCTTAAGGTGGTCAAGATTTTTCGCAGTAAATCCATTTCCATaaacttttgcttttaaatgtgcccaaaaattttcaattggcCTTAATTGCGGTACATTTGGGGGGTTATCTTTAGCGTCGACAAAGTTAATACCTAAAGTGTTGTAAGTTTCTAATGTGTGTTCTCGCTCCGTCaggccaaaataaaattttcatgttttgatGCTTGGAATTTATAAATGGAAGAAGTCTTTTTGTAATACATTCTTTAGAATAAGTTTTTGCATCCAGTGCAcagttttttacagcaaaataagGCGATGAATGACCAAAACGACTGATTGCAATCCGAACGAGAACTTTCtcgtcaaacttttttttgaagttgaatttaatgttagaaTCAGTTTGAGAACTATCCTTTGTATAGTAGCCAGAGTTTTGTGAACAATTTGCACCATTTACACAGAAATAAGATTCATCGTACATGATGATTTCAAACTCATTTGATggcttgaaaaaagtttttgaaagttttaataagttattcttttgtttaatttcttgcttttctgttgtttttggtgcattttttcttttggtaTACTTTAGTCCATGCATACTTAATAATCTATTTACGTATGAAACGcttatcttatattttagtGCCAATTTTCTTTGCGAAATCCCGATTCTCTCTTCTGCTCTTGCAATCATGGACTCTCTCTTTTCTGGTgtaattttaaaaggttttctgCCGCAACCGATTTTTCTATTCATTGGCAAATTATTTTCAGACCTTTTAATTATGTCATAAATTGTAGATTTAGCGATTCCCATTTTCTTAAAATGATCCACTGTAAATTTCTTTCCactgtttatgttttgtttataaaaatttccaatCACATTTCTAACATCGTTCTCTTTTAGATGCTCCATGTTTGTTggaattaattatttaaactcaattttgcCACAAAATGAAACTGTTGTTGTTgaccaattaaatttaaaaatttcgaatCGAAAATTCGAAATTTAGAATAATTTGTGTACATTTAAAATCAGTCCGGATTTTT
Encoded here:
- the LOC101241040 gene encoding solute carrier family 25 member 36-A isoform X2, translating into MDYKECRSSTIINFIAGAIGGTSAAIITCPLEVVKTRLQSSGEVFKPITRQITSVSTITRIQPEQRIKPNGILGCMRHIINTEGYRSLYKGLGPNLIGVAPARAVYFAVYVKSSKYIQQKGIVHQDNPLTHMLAGASAGFVTHTLTAPIWFVKTRLQLSSHKYGMMRCIAKVYKSEGIKGFYRGLSASYFGVVETIIHFVIYERLKKILREYHRDNSFDHLEKNQLTDFMLSAGCSKTCAAIFAYPHEVVRTRLRQETRDKERKYQKFFQTLVLVYKEEGRPALYGGLGTKLLCQIPNCAVMFMVYESVVFYLCENDQND